In Sedimentibacter sp. MB31-C6, one genomic interval encodes:
- a CDS encoding DUF4342 domain-containing protein: MKITLEQIDELRSRVNVSYEEAKKALEKNDGDLIKSIIELEKKKGKKNNNKEGVTGFANKLLELKLLVKNKNGNTLVNLPLVIILLTFIMAFWIVIFGLLLAVATSCKIKIYRDKNSINVSGLKKNMQETVEKIKEKSEIIIDNEDDLDSNNDSNVNNDSDENEIIIE; encoded by the coding sequence ATGAAAATTACATTAGAACAAATTGATGAGTTGAGGAGTAGAGTTAATGTAAGTTATGAAGAAGCAAAAAAAGCTTTGGAAAAAAATGATGGAGACTTAATTAAATCAATAATTGAACTTGAAAAGAAAAAAGGTAAAAAAAATAATAATAAGGAAGGCGTTACAGGTTTTGCGAACAAACTTTTGGAACTTAAATTATTAGTAAAAAACAAAAATGGTAATACATTAGTTAATCTTCCACTTGTAATTATATTGTTAACATTCATAATGGCCTTTTGGATTGTAATATTTGGGCTGCTATTGGCAGTAGCCACATCATGTAAAATTAAAATTTATAGAGATAAGAATTCAATAAATGTTAGCGGTTTAAAGAAAAATATGCAAGAAACAGTAGAAAAGATTAAAGAAAAATCAGAAATTATCATTGATAACGAAGATGATTTAGATTCTAATAATGATTCAAATGTCAATAATGACTCTGATGAAAATGAAATAATTATAGAATAG
- the udp gene encoding uridine phosphorylase produces MSKAYSGDIQYHINMKEGDVGKYVILPGDPKRCKKIAEHFDNPILVSDHREYVTYTGYIDGEKVSVTSTGIGGPSAAIALEELSNIGADTFIRVGTSGGMKIDVKGGDIVIASGAIRMDGTAREYAPVEFPAVANYEIMNALVKASKKLGKRTHVGVVQCKDSYYGQHEPETKPVGYELINKWDAWLKLGTLVSEMESATLFIVGAYRKVRVGSVLNVVANQERRKLGMDDPMNHDTEGGIKVAIEAIRNLIKEDKNKI; encoded by the coding sequence ATGAGTAAAGCATATTCAGGAGATATTCAATATCATATTAATATGAAAGAAGGAGATGTGGGCAAATACGTTATTTTGCCTGGAGACCCAAAAAGGTGTAAGAAAATTGCAGAACATTTTGATAATCCTATATTAGTTTCTGATCACAGAGAGTATGTAACATATACAGGTTATATTGACGGCGAAAAAGTAAGTGTAACATCAACAGGAATAGGTGGACCTTCTGCAGCAATAGCCTTAGAAGAACTTTCTAATATTGGAGCAGATACTTTTATACGAGTAGGAACAAGTGGTGGAATGAAAATTGATGTTAAGGGTGGAGATATAGTGATTGCTTCAGGGGCAATTCGTATGGATGGGACAGCCAGAGAATATGCACCTGTCGAATTTCCAGCAGTAGCTAATTATGAGATAATGAATGCTTTAGTAAAAGCATCTAAAAAATTAGGTAAAAGAACTCACGTAGGAGTTGTACAGTGCAAAGACTCTTATTATGGACAACATGAACCAGAAACAAAACCGGTAGGATATGAACTAATTAACAAATGGGATGCATGGTTAAAGTTAGGAACTTTAGTCTCAGAAATGGAATCAGCGACATTGTTTATTGTAGGAGCATATCGGAAAGTTCGTGTTGGCTCAGTTTTAAATGTTGTTGCTAATCAGGAAAGGCGAAAATTGGGTATGGATGATCCTATGAATCATGATACTGAAGGTGGAATAAAGGTTGCTATTGAAGCAATTAGGAATTTAATAAAAGAAGACAAGAATAAAATTTAA
- a CDS encoding MBL fold metallo-hydrolase has product MKAYYIYHSCFVVETENSFLIFDYFDDKRTPEDDFNFKEVLKDIFKSNKHLYVFSSHSHHDHFNRSILSWSSYKKETYYILSNDIKLYTEVKNIYTVGKDEITEINNLKISTFGSTDKGVSFLVEIDGHTIFHAGDLNWWKWSDDTPEEEKEMETAFKGIIKDILIKDVAIDIAFFPVDGRLKENYFCGGQYFIEVIKPRIFVPMHFWDNFNITSLFKKSQATTTTNIIELQHNNQIIIQ; this is encoded by the coding sequence ATGAAAGCATATTATATTTATCACAGCTGTTTTGTAGTAGAAACAGAAAACTCATTTTTAATATTTGACTATTTTGATGATAAGAGAACGCCTGAAGATGATTTTAATTTCAAAGAAGTTCTTAAAGATATATTTAAAAGCAATAAGCATCTGTACGTTTTTTCATCGCACAGCCATCATGATCATTTTAACAGATCGATTCTCTCATGGAGCAGTTATAAAAAAGAAACATATTATATATTAAGCAATGATATTAAGCTTTACACCGAAGTAAAAAACATATATACCGTAGGAAAAGATGAAATAACGGAAATAAACAACCTGAAAATATCTACCTTTGGTTCCACTGATAAAGGGGTAAGCTTTTTAGTAGAAATAGATGGGCACACAATATTTCACGCAGGAGATCTGAACTGGTGGAAATGGTCGGATGACACCCCCGAGGAAGAAAAGGAAATGGAAACTGCCTTTAAAGGTATAATTAAAGACATTTTAATCAAAGACGTCGCTATTGATATTGCCTTTTTCCCTGTTGACGGAAGACTTAAAGAAAATTATTTTTGCGGCGGACAATATTTTATAGAAGTAATTAAACCAAGAATATTTGTTCCAATGCACTTTTGGGATAACTTCAATATAACAAGTCTCTTTAAAAAATCTCAGGCTACCACAACAACTAACATTATTGAACTGCAGCATAACAATCAAATTATTATACAGTAA
- a CDS encoding DL-endopeptidase inhibitor IseA family protein: MKKRLYNLIFIITILCSLTGCPENSENAGVKLNAATDVINEILPMYVEANKILNGYIETEGKVVEDESGKAYKKVVSDKYKSVDDIKNLLNSVFAAEYIDKKYNKIFERDYPAFKEIEGQLYVAVMSGMIKPLSSNPIEEINNIEKDSFSVVVKFGGGESGPESKSTFYFINQNNKWLINNIENYNEPIN, encoded by the coding sequence ATGAAAAAAAGGTTATATAATTTAATTTTTATTATAACAATATTATGTTCTTTAACAGGCTGCCCGGAAAATTCCGAAAACGCAGGTGTAAAACTGAATGCGGCAACAGATGTAATAAATGAAATTCTTCCCATGTATGTTGAAGCAAATAAAATTCTTAACGGCTATATTGAAACAGAAGGTAAAGTAGTAGAAGATGAGAGTGGGAAAGCATATAAAAAAGTTGTCAGCGATAAATATAAGTCGGTAGACGATATTAAAAACTTGTTAAATTCTGTGTTTGCTGCCGAGTATATAGATAAAAAATATAATAAGATTTTTGAAAGAGATTACCCTGCTTTTAAAGAGATAGAAGGACAGCTATATGTAGCGGTAATGTCGGGAATGATAAAGCCACTTTCAAGCAATCCGATAGAAGAAATCAACAATATTGAAAAAGATTCTTTTTCCGTAGTTGTAAAATTTGGCGGAGGAGAAAGTGGTCCGGAATCAAAAAGTACCTTTTATTTTATAAATCAGAATAACAAGTGGCTAATAAACAACATTGAAAATTATAATGAACCTATAAATTAA
- a CDS encoding polysaccharide deacetylase family protein produces MHGYRLTKRGKIVLTMFIILFSIISTYSLRPIVIASDNDNLNNKSSIETNHTIKSNIYYSTKDIKANIDDMRIIKMPKVDFNINQIHEDTSKNNNEEKFLSIPIDKVTDYKERKIAFLTFDDGPSKNVTPLILDILDEYNIKATFFVLGVLCDKNGNILKDIVSRGNSIGIHSYSHNYKKLFANKEEFKNELILTENILKEILGEEYKTRLFRFPGGSFEDYKSKYKDILYEEGYISIDWNVITGDGERINLLPEEQLKILKATIKGKNHVILLLHDSATKQTTVEALPSIIDYLKSQEYEFAILE; encoded by the coding sequence ATGCATGGTTACAGACTTACTAAACGTGGAAAAATTGTTTTAACTATGTTTATTATTTTATTTTCAATAATTAGCACATATAGTTTAAGGCCAATTGTTATTGCAAGTGATAATGATAATTTAAATAATAAATCCTCAATAGAAACTAATCATACTATAAAGTCAAACATATATTACTCTACTAAAGACATAAAAGCAAATATAGATGACATGCGAATTATCAAAATGCCTAAGGTTGATTTCAATATTAACCAAATCCATGAAGACACCTCAAAAAATAATAATGAAGAAAAATTTTTAAGTATTCCTATTGATAAAGTCACTGATTACAAAGAGAGGAAAATAGCTTTTCTAACCTTTGATGATGGTCCATCAAAAAATGTAACTCCTCTTATCCTTGATATTCTTGATGAGTACAATATCAAAGCCACATTTTTTGTTCTCGGAGTTCTTTGTGATAAAAATGGTAACATATTGAAAGATATTGTTAGTAGAGGAAATTCTATTGGAATTCATTCTTATTCACATAATTATAAAAAACTATTTGCAAATAAAGAAGAATTTAAAAATGAATTAATACTGACAGAAAATATTTTAAAGGAAATCTTAGGTGAAGAATACAAAACAAGATTATTTAGATTCCCTGGAGGCTCTTTCGAAGATTATAAAAGCAAATATAAAGATATTTTATATGAAGAAGGTTACATTAGTATCGATTGGAATGTAATTACTGGAGATGGAGAAAGAATAAATTTATTACCTGAGGAACAACTAAAAATATTAAAAGCTACAATTAAAGGGAAAAATCATGTTATATTACTACTTCATGACTCAGCTACTAAACAAACTACAGTTGAGGCTCTTCCTAGTATAATAGATTACTTAAAATCTCAAGAATATGAGTTTGCAATTTTAGAATAA
- a CDS encoding RNA polymerase sigma factor, with translation MIFMLLGDEEKGSKLERLYDKYRDMMFYVAYNVLHDGFLAEDAVHQSFVQVYNHLHKIDENNCRKTRNLFVTICKNVSINMYNQRKKQTTDEINENITSDDISITEIVISNESYERLNKIIEELKPIYQEAIFLKYSHGFSVAEIAEMKNIKPDTVQKRIERAKKQLLILLNKEGELNG, from the coding sequence ATGATTTTTATGTTACTGGGAGACGAAGAAAAAGGTTCTAAGCTTGAACGTCTTTATGATAAATATAGGGACATGATGTTTTATGTTGCCTATAATGTTCTCCATGATGGATTTTTGGCAGAAGATGCCGTTCATCAATCATTTGTGCAGGTTTATAATCACCTACATAAAATAGATGAAAACAATTGTCGGAAAACAAGAAACTTATTTGTTACTATATGTAAGAATGTTTCGATAAATATGTACAATCAAAGAAAAAAACAGACAACAGATGAAATTAATGAAAATATAACATCAGATGATATAAGCATAACAGAAATTGTTATTAGCAACGAAAGCTATGAACGGTTGAACAAGATTATTGAGGAGTTAAAACCCATTTATCAGGAGGCTATTTTTCTCAAATACTCACATGGTTTTTCCGTGGCGGAAATAGCGGAAATGAAAAATATCAAGCCTGATACCGTGCAGAAAAGAATTGAGAGAGCAAAAAAACAGCTTTTAATATTATTGAATAAAGAAGGTGAGCTGAATGGATAA
- a CDS encoding DUF4367 domain-containing protein, whose protein sequence is MDKKVYVTDKTMDAMLQAAASDIEDKAVDILLDGYEGQNHKFSEKHREDMQKLFKKERKFQSARRIRTYSKRAAVIFIAVIAISAITISSVSAWRVRFMNFILERTQYDTNIKFTDDASKAENYKFGEIKLEYVPEGFKLEKYDTMKNHIYLVFRKDKEYFNFSTMDIGGSLSIDTEDAVVTEFTINGRKALYSKNDNIRILVWNDDKTAYILTGNISESEFLKIAENTKK, encoded by the coding sequence ATGGATAAAAAAGTATATGTGACTGATAAGACTATGGATGCGATGCTTCAGGCAGCAGCTTCTGATATCGAAGATAAGGCAGTGGACATCTTACTGGATGGATATGAAGGTCAAAATCATAAGTTTTCAGAAAAACACAGAGAAGATATGCAAAAACTGTTTAAAAAAGAACGGAAATTCCAGTCTGCTCGCAGAATAAGAACCTATTCAAAACGTGCCGCAGTGATTTTCATTGCTGTTATTGCTATAAGCGCAATAACGATAAGCAGCGTAAGTGCATGGAGAGTTAGATTTATGAATTTTATCCTGGAAAGGACACAATACGATACAAATATTAAATTTACAGATGATGCTTCAAAAGCAGAAAACTATAAATTCGGTGAGATTAAACTGGAATATGTCCCGGAAGGCTTTAAGCTTGAAAAATATGATACTATGAAAAATCATATATACCTGGTATTCAGAAAAGATAAGGAATATTTTAATTTTAGTACAATGGATATTGGAGGCTCATTATCAATTGATACGGAAGACGCTGTTGTAACGGAATTTACGATAAATGGAAGAAAAGCCCTCTACAGTAAGAATGACAATATTAGGATTCTTGTCTGGAATGATGACAAAACCGCATATATCCTGACAGGAAACATAAGCGAAAGCGAATTTTTAAAAATAGCAGAGAATACAAAAAAATAA
- a CDS encoding C39 family peptidase: protein MFKLKKVYSLILIIMLTLSANTLAFAANITSNSLDYIDINEDDYKEANEALIKKGNALTRLRSSKTLSLTHYYQDDDRWGDDIMETCGSTIASAGCCLTSFTMIQRYLGGSDDPGEVNEALGDYACPFYYYQAADEYDYTVQYFSSSTQTDSDAIDFIAGSIDEDNPVLVGMVHSSGETHFVAANGYNGDTIYIKDPSSYYDRSTLDEYLDNNWTVNRLCVYVD from the coding sequence ATGTTTAAATTAAAAAAAGTATATTCATTAATTTTAATCATAATGTTAACTTTATCTGCGAATACACTGGCATTTGCGGCAAATATCACATCAAATTCTTTAGACTATATTGATATAAATGAAGATGATTATAAAGAAGCTAATGAGGCATTAATCAAAAAAGGAAATGCCTTAACGAGGTTGAGATCTTCAAAAACGTTAAGTTTAACACATTACTATCAGGATGACGACCGTTGGGGAGATGACATAATGGAGACTTGCGGCTCAACCATTGCCTCAGCAGGATGCTGCCTTACAAGTTTTACAATGATACAAAGATATTTAGGAGGTTCAGACGATCCGGGAGAAGTCAATGAAGCATTAGGAGATTATGCATGTCCGTTTTATTATTATCAGGCTGCAGATGAATATGATTACACTGTACAATACTTTTCCAGCTCCACTCAAACAGATAGTGACGCCATAGATTTTATAGCGGGCTCCATAGATGAAGATAATCCCGTTCTTGTAGGGATGGTACACAGTTCAGGCGAGACACACTTTGTTGCGGCTAACGGATATAACGGCGATACAATTTATATAAAAGACCCATCATCATATTATGACCGTTCGACCTTGGATGAATATTTAGACAACAATTGGACTGTTAACAGGCTTTGTGTTTATGTTGATTAG
- a CDS encoding TPM domain-containing protein — protein MKKTMLPIILFIMIVLTNISAYGQDIIPEHTTEFYVNDFGDVIDELVEEKIINVNRNYENTEEKPQIVIATIPNLAGMDENLYAVKLFEKWKIGNKGFDNGILVLLSIEERRIKIEVGYGLEGAITDAEAGRILDTSLNMLSEGNYSEGLENIFFQIAIKVNEEYGYDDEEIFSGIDVNIQENTNNSASGRSIVRIVVMIILLIIINGGFGGPGRRKGRRNIIPFILPRLGGFGSGGFGGGSFGGGGRSGGAGAGRGF, from the coding sequence ATGAAGAAAACAATGCTGCCAATTATATTATTCATTATGATTGTATTGACAAATATAAGTGCTTATGGGCAAGATATAATTCCAGAGCATACAACTGAATTCTATGTTAATGATTTTGGTGATGTAATAGACGAATTAGTTGAAGAAAAAATTATTAATGTAAATAGAAATTATGAAAATACAGAGGAGAAACCTCAAATAGTCATAGCAACAATACCTAATTTGGCAGGAATGGATGAAAATTTATACGCAGTCAAACTTTTTGAAAAATGGAAAATAGGTAATAAAGGATTTGACAATGGTATTCTTGTTCTTCTTTCAATAGAGGAAAGAAGAATTAAAATTGAAGTAGGATATGGATTAGAAGGTGCAATAACAGATGCAGAAGCAGGTAGAATACTAGATACCTCGTTGAATATGCTTTCAGAAGGTAATTATTCAGAGGGATTAGAAAATATTTTTTTTCAAATTGCTATAAAAGTTAATGAAGAATATGGTTATGATGATGAAGAAATATTTAGTGGTATAGATGTAAATATTCAAGAAAACACAAATAATTCTGCTTCAGGAAGAAGCATTGTCAGAATTGTAGTAATGATTATTCTGTTAATTATTATAAATGGTGGTTTTGGAGGACCTGGTCGAAGAAAAGGACGAAGAAACATAATTCCATTTATTTTACCAAGACTTGGTGGATTCGGTAGTGGTGGTTTTGGAGGCGGAAGCTTTGGAGGCGGTGGTCGTTCAGGCGGAGCCGGAGCCGGAAGAGGCTTCTAA
- a CDS encoding transposase, giving the protein MTYSTKTGNKKYIIDNFIYDRDNDIYICPENKILKNISKKTSNEYAYKNKTACMECLQKDQCTTNANGRIIKRSEKNDIYEKVSETMDENKDIYKLRQQIVEHPFGTIKRALGYTYFLIRDNESVKAESFIHFLIYNLKRVINIKGVKELMTFFNSLILRLFLILIKSI; this is encoded by the coding sequence ATTACCTATAGTACCAAAACAGGAAATAAAAAATATATAATAGATAACTTTATATATGATAGGGACAATGATATATACATATGTCCTGAAAACAAAATATTAAAAAATATAAGTAAAAAAACTTCCAATGAATACGCATACAAAAATAAAACTGCATGTATGGAATGTTTGCAAAAAGACCAATGCACTACAAATGCTAATGGTAGAATTATTAAAAGAAGTGAAAAAAATGATATATATGAAAAAGTAAGTGAAACAATGGATGAAAACAAAGACATTTATAAACTTAGGCAACAAATAGTTGAACATCCATTTGGAACTATAAAAAGAGCATTAGGCTATACATACTTCCTTATTAGAGATAATGAAAGCGTAAAGGCTGAGTCCTTTATACACTTTTTAATTTACAATTTAAAGAGAGTAATAAATATAAAAGGAGTTAAGGAACTTATGACCTTCTTTAACTCATTAATTTTGCGTTTGTTTTTGATTTTAATAAAATCAATCTAA
- the thrS gene encoding threonine--tRNA ligase: protein MIKLTLPDGSIREYESGIKALDVAKSISEGLGRIVVGASFNGTTIGLLNEINEDGNIRFLKFEDKEGKSVFWHTSSHIMAHAIKKIWPEAKLAIGPAIENGFYYDIDMEHRLVEEDFEKIEAEMKKIVKEGLQLERFELPREEAIKLMEEKNESYKVELIQDLPEDSIISFYKQGDFVDLCAGPHLDTTKKPKAIKLLSIAGAYWRGNENNKMLQRIYGITFPKAKELEEYINLLEEAKKRDHRKLGKELELFFMSEEGPGFPFFLPKGVEVKNELMKYWREIHKKAGYVEIESPIILNRHLWETSGHWYNYKENMYTVLIDEEDYAIKPMNCPGGILVYKNKMHSYKDFPLRLAEVGRVHRHELSGALHGLMRVRAFTQDDSHIFMLPEQIKDEIKGVAKLIDEMYSTFGFNYHVELSTRPEKFMGEIKDWDMAEASLKAALEEINVDFVINEGDGAFYGPKIDFHLTDCIGRTWQCGTIQLDYQEPQRFELEYIGADGQKHQPIMIHRVAFGSIERFFGILIEQYAGAFPTWLAPVQVKVLPISDKFNDYAEKVKSELEAMNIRVEIDDRAEKIGYKIREAQMEKIPYMFIVGEKEADNNTVSVRERQKGDIGTMGIKEISDVIINKVKIRENDSPQLI, encoded by the coding sequence ATGATTAAACTAACACTGCCTGATGGAAGTATCAGGGAATATGAAAGCGGTATAAAGGCTTTAGATGTAGCAAAAAGTATAAGTGAAGGATTAGGAAGAATTGTTGTTGGTGCAAGTTTTAACGGTACAACTATAGGTCTTTTAAATGAAATTAACGAAGATGGAAATATTAGATTTCTAAAGTTTGAAGATAAGGAAGGAAAGTCAGTCTTCTGGCATACTTCATCTCATATAATGGCTCATGCTATAAAAAAAATATGGCCTGAAGCTAAATTAGCTATTGGTCCTGCAATAGAAAATGGATTTTATTATGATATTGACATGGAGCATAGACTAGTTGAAGAAGATTTTGAGAAAATTGAAGCAGAAATGAAAAAAATTGTTAAGGAAGGATTACAACTTGAAAGATTTGAACTTCCAAGGGAAGAAGCAATTAAACTTATGGAAGAAAAAAATGAATCTTATAAGGTTGAATTAATCCAAGATTTACCTGAAGATTCTATAATATCATTTTATAAACAAGGAGACTTTGTTGATTTATGCGCAGGGCCTCACCTTGACACTACAAAAAAACCAAAAGCAATTAAATTATTAAGTATAGCTGGAGCATACTGGAGAGGAAATGAAAACAATAAGATGCTTCAAAGAATTTACGGTATTACATTTCCTAAGGCTAAAGAATTGGAAGAATATATTAATTTGTTAGAAGAAGCAAAAAAGCGTGACCATAGGAAGCTTGGTAAAGAGTTAGAACTATTTTTTATGTCTGAAGAAGGACCAGGATTTCCTTTCTTCCTACCTAAAGGTGTAGAAGTTAAAAATGAATTAATGAAATATTGGAGGGAAATTCATAAAAAAGCTGGTTATGTAGAAATTGAATCACCAATAATATTAAACAGACATTTATGGGAAACATCCGGTCATTGGTATAACTATAAAGAAAATATGTATACTGTTTTAATAGATGAAGAGGATTATGCTATAAAACCTATGAATTGCCCTGGAGGAATATTAGTATATAAAAATAAAATGCATTCTTATAAGGATTTTCCTTTAAGGTTAGCGGAAGTTGGTAGAGTTCATAGACATGAATTATCTGGAGCTTTACATGGACTAATGCGTGTAAGAGCATTTACTCAGGATGATTCTCATATATTTATGCTTCCTGAGCAAATAAAAGATGAAATAAAAGGCGTTGCAAAACTAATTGACGAAATGTATTCAACATTTGGATTTAATTATCATGTTGAACTTTCAACAAGGCCAGAGAAGTTTATGGGAGAAATTAAGGATTGGGATATGGCTGAAGCATCTTTAAAAGCAGCATTAGAAGAAATAAATGTAGATTTTGTAATAAATGAAGGCGATGGAGCTTTCTATGGACCTAAAATAGATTTTCATTTAACAGATTGTATAGGAAGAACATGGCAGTGTGGAACTATACAATTAGACTATCAAGAGCCACAGCGTTTTGAGCTTGAATATATTGGTGCAGATGGACAAAAACATCAACCAATAATGATTCATAGAGTTGCATTTGGAAGCATTGAAAGATTCTTTGGTATTCTTATAGAGCAATATGCAGGTGCATTTCCTACTTGGCTTGCTCCTGTACAGGTAAAAGTATTGCCAATTTCTGATAAATTTAATGATTATGCAGAAAAAGTTAAATCAGAGTTAGAAGCAATGAATATTAGAGTTGAAATAGATGACAGAGCAGAAAAAATAGGTTATAAAATAAGAGAAGCTCAAATGGAAAAAATACCATACATGTTTATAGTAGGAGAAAAAGAAGCTGATAATAATACTGTATCAGTTAGGGAAAGACAAAAAGGTGATATTGGAACTATGGGTATTAAAGAAATTTCAGATGTTATAATAAATAAGGTTAAAATAAGAGAAAATGACTCACCTCAGTTGATATAA
- a CDS encoding DEAD/DEAH box helicase translates to MRIENVNLNDNIQRALDEMGFEEGTQIQKEAIPVILEGKDIIGQSNTGTGKTAAFGIPILEKIDIDIRFPQALVLLPTRELAVQVANEFRKIGKYMDGVKTVTVYGGADIRDQIKKLKAGAQIIVGTPGRVIDLIDRRVIKLGELKITVLDEADEMLKMGFREDIELILSKVDHTTQTLLFSATIPKDMTKLIKKFQNNPVNISVLREGITAKEVKQSYFLVKHSDKIEALTRIIETYTPKLTLVFCNTKRAVDELYDTLTVKGYNCDKIHGDIKQSQRIDTLNRFNNGLVDILIATDVAARGLDIKEVEAVINFEVPIKEDYYVHRIGRTGRAGREGSSFTLASAKEIKKIENIEKYTKKSIRKRSVPTVDKVNEVKQDKFIRGIVDVIEKGDLGENRELAVKLIEKGYDIETLIAAMIKKLVKFDKSDDRDLNDLIPERRKSLRKGQRNLGRTVRFHVSVGKNQGIRPGDILGAVAGECNIPGTDIGEIEVLKNYSFFNVAEEHRDRIVNGMQGSQIKGKDVIVELSKEKKSKKSREKYYDNDKKNNRKKQFRKK, encoded by the coding sequence ATGAGAATTGAAAATGTAAATTTGAATGACAACATTCAAAGAGCCTTAGATGAAATGGGATTTGAAGAAGGAACCCAAATTCAAAAAGAGGCAATACCAGTAATACTAGAAGGAAAAGATATAATTGGGCAATCAAATACTGGAACCGGTAAAACTGCAGCCTTCGGAATACCTATTTTAGAGAAAATAGACATTGATATAAGATTTCCACAAGCTTTAGTACTTTTGCCTACAAGAGAATTAGCTGTACAGGTAGCTAATGAATTCAGGAAAATTGGAAAATATATGGATGGTGTAAAAACAGTAACTGTGTACGGTGGAGCAGATATTAGAGATCAAATAAAGAAATTAAAGGCAGGAGCTCAAATAATAGTAGGAACTCCTGGTAGGGTTATAGATTTAATTGATAGACGTGTTATTAAGCTAGGTGAGTTAAAGATTACAGTATTAGATGAAGCTGATGAAATGTTAAAGATGGGCTTTAGAGAAGATATAGAACTTATATTAAGTAAGGTGGATCATACAACACAAACACTTTTATTTTCTGCGACTATTCCAAAAGATATGACTAAATTAATTAAGAAGTTTCAGAATAATCCTGTAAATATTTCGGTTTTAAGAGAAGGAATAACAGCTAAAGAAGTAAAGCAAAGTTATTTTTTAGTAAAGCATTCGGATAAAATAGAAGCTCTTACAAGAATTATAGAAACTTATACTCCTAAGCTGACATTGGTATTTTGTAATACAAAAAGAGCTGTAGATGAATTATATGATACTTTAACAGTTAAGGGCTATAACTGTGATAAAATTCATGGAGATATAAAGCAGTCTCAAAGAATAGATACATTAAATAGATTTAATAATGGGTTAGTTGATATTTTAATAGCTACAGATGTTGCAGCAAGAGGTTTAGATATAAAAGAAGTTGAAGCAGTAATTAACTTTGAAGTACCGATTAAAGAAGATTATTATGTACATCGTATAGGTAGAACAGGAAGAGCAGGAAGAGAAGGTTCATCTTTCACCCTAGCATCAGCAAAAGAAATAAAAAAAATTGAAAATATCGAAAAATATACAAAAAAATCTATTAGAAAAAGAAGTGTTCCTACAGTTGATAAAGTTAATGAAGTTAAGCAAGATAAATTTATCAGAGGAATAGTTGATGTTATTGAAAAAGGTGATTTAGGAGAAAATCGTGAGCTAGCAGTTAAACTTATAGAAAAAGGATATGATATAGAAACCTTAATTGCAGCTATGATTAAAAAACTTGTTAAGTTCGATAAATCAGATGATAGAGACTTAAATGATTTAATACCTGAAAGAAGAAAGTCTTTAAGAAAAGGCCAGCGAAATTTGGGTAGAACTGTTAGATTTCATGTTAGCGTCGGGAAAAATCAAGGAATTAGACCTGGAGATATTTTAGGTGCAGTGGCTGGAGAGTGTAACATTCCAGGAACGGATATTGGTGAAATTGAAGTTTTAAAAAATTACTCATTTTTTAATGTTGCTGAAGAGCACCGTGATCGAATTGTTAATGGCATGCAAGGTTCTCAGATAAAAGGAAAAGATGTAATTGTTGAACTTTCAAAGGAAAAGAAATCAAAAAAATCTAGAGAAAAATATTATGATAACGATAAAAAGAACAACAGAAAAAAGCAGTTCAGAAAAAAATAA
- a CDS encoding DUF4367 domain-containing protein: MLMLDEEKCKELTINGREALYSESDNIRILVWNYDEMAYILTGNISESELVKIAKSVKK; the protein is encoded by the coding sequence ATGTTAATGTTAGATGAAGAAAAATGTAAAGAGCTTACTATAAATGGAAGAGAAGCCCTCTACAGTGAGAGTGACAATATTAGGATTCTTGTCTGGAATTATGATGAAATGGCATATATCTTGACAGGAAACATCAGCGAAAGCGAGCTTGTGAAAATAGCGAAGAGTGTAAAAAAATAA